The following are from one region of the Stigmatella ashevillena genome:
- a CDS encoding SRPBCC domain-containing protein, giving the protein MKNRTTVERKSERETVVTRTFNGPARIVFEAWTKPELFKKWWVPKSMGMTLVSCEMDVRTGGKYRLVFGQGMAFFGSYTEVTPHSRLVWTNEEGGDNGSVTTVTFEEKGGKTLLVVSELYPSKEALDAAGTGAADALVETFQQLDELLVTLGASVGRA; this is encoded by the coding sequence ATGAAGAACCGCACGACTGTGGAACGGAAGTCCGAGCGTGAGACCGTCGTCACGCGAACTTTCAATGGTCCGGCACGCATCGTGTTCGAGGCGTGGACAAAGCCCGAGCTGTTCAAGAAGTGGTGGGTGCCGAAGTCGATGGGAATGACCCTGGTTTCCTGCGAGATGGATGTTCGTACCGGGGGCAAGTACCGTCTGGTGTTCGGCCAAGGGATGGCGTTCTTCGGTAGTTACACCGAAGTGACACCGCACTCGCGCCTCGTCTGGACCAATGAGGAAGGTGGTGACAATGGGTCCGTCACCACGGTGACCTTCGAGGAAAAAGGGGGCAAGACGCTGCTGGTCGTGAGCGAGCTCTACCCCTCGAAGGAAGCTCTCGACGCTGCCGGCACCGGGGCGGCGGATGCGCTGGTCGAGACGTTCCAGCAACTGGACGAGCTTCTCGTCACCCTGGGCGCGAGCGTAGGACGGGCATGA
- a CDS encoding ArsR/SmtB family transcription factor codes for MVQYANVGLDASFAALSDATRRGVLEQLGRAEASITDLAEKFNMTLTGMKKHVGVLERAGLVITEKVGRVRTCKIGPRRLEDEMAWLERYRQLWDARFDELDKVVEELKRKEQVDGRKKRE; via the coding sequence ATGGTTCAGTATGCGAATGTCGGCCTCGATGCTTCGTTCGCCGCGCTCTCCGACGCCACCCGACGCGGTGTTCTGGAGCAGCTTGGGCGTGCGGAGGCCTCGATCACGGACCTCGCCGAGAAGTTCAACATGACCCTCACGGGCATGAAGAAGCACGTCGGTGTCCTGGAGCGGGCCGGGCTCGTGATCACGGAGAAGGTCGGGCGCGTGCGGACCTGCAAGATCGGCCCGCGCCGACTGGAGGATGAGATGGCATGGCTCGAGAGGTACCGCCAGCTCTGGGACGCACGCTTCGACGAGTTGGACAAGGTTGTCGAGGAATTGAAACGGAAGGAGCAGGTCGATGGACGCAAGAAGAGAGAGTGA
- a CDS encoding transposase, with the protein MRGREAHIQALKRRRPTHPMRPGLIERQEFEYVRHGTVNFLVKWVVHTGMMRGWCLEHNDSASLLEILPQLLGEHCEARRIHLIWDNGSSHIAQETGDFLRRHDSRVRVFFTPAHASWLDQTELLLRAFESRYLLRRSWTSRAGLIAHLDASWPEYNLIYAHPFTWSWTRTKMHQWVDRHGSSLCRKISRTLH; encoded by the coding sequence GTGCGTGGACGAGAAGCCCACATCCAGGCACTGAAACGTCGCCGCCCCACGCACCCGATGCGGCCAGGACTCATCGAGCGACAGGAGTTCGAATACGTGCGGCACGGCACGGTGAACTTCCTGGTCAAGTGGGTGGTGCACACCGGCATGATGCGGGGCTGGTGCCTAGAGCACAACGACTCCGCTTCCCTGCTGGAGATACTGCCTCAACTGCTGGGAGAGCACTGTGAAGCCCGCCGCATCCACCTCATCTGGGACAACGGCTCCAGCCACATCGCTCAGGAGACGGGGGACTTCCTACGCCGCCACGACTCTCGTGTCCGTGTCTTCTTCACTCCGGCCCATGCCTCCTGGCTTGATCAGACAGAGTTGCTGCTGCGCGCCTTCGAGTCGCGCTACCTCCTGAGAAGAAGCTGGACCAGCCGCGCCGGACTCATCGCCCACCTCGACGCCAGCTGGCCTGAGTACAACCTCATCTACGCCCACCCATTCACTTGGTCTTGGACACGGACCAAGATGCACCAGTGGGTTGATCGGCACGGCTCCTCACTATGTCGAAAGATTTCGCGGACACTCCACTAG
- a CDS encoding CARDB domain-containing protein, producing the protein MNKHRMKVGLSALALMALAGCQPPEGTSFGEESPANGATRVSPLTEGSDQADFVITSVTGPKSVAPGQTLTAQVTVCNQGALAGTTRVALLLSEDEHPRVPSTTEPPEDLLLGDAPVTSLAVGQCTTVSISGTAERPPSAPVYAWGWALHLGAVVDPDGSTPEFHEDNNAYPGELLGLGVAADFVITSVTGPAVMEFGQPLTPQVTVCNQGNAVDYARVIFLVSEDDQFDLPSSSEPGDFLVGTPVSTSIPSGTCATLSSTGSVPPVYPPDTRTLHVGAVLDTSNVFEILKDNNTHPGYVARVAAGADFVITSVTGPESARLHHSLSAEVTVCNQGTRVMSTQVLLLLSEDEHLQVPFSGPLQDALVGDAWVPPLAPGGCTTVSTYGPVILPPLGSSDTRTFRLGAVVDPHGDIPELLEDNNSLLGGWIHITP; encoded by the coding sequence ATGAACAAACACCGGATGAAGGTGGGCCTGAGCGCCCTGGCTTTGATGGCCCTCGCGGGCTGCCAACCCCCGGAGGGCACCTCCTTCGGAGAGGAGAGCCCGGCCAACGGCGCCACGCGTGTCAGCCCGCTCACGGAAGGCAGTGACCAGGCCGACTTCGTCATCACCTCGGTGACGGGTCCCAAGAGCGTGGCGCCCGGACAGACCCTCACCGCCCAGGTCACCGTCTGCAACCAGGGCGCCCTGGCCGGAACCACGCGCGTGGCCCTGCTGCTCTCCGAGGACGAACACCCCCGCGTGCCCTCAACCACCGAGCCTCCGGAGGATCTCCTCCTGGGAGATGCGCCCGTGACATCGCTCGCCGTCGGCCAATGCACCACCGTGTCCATCTCCGGCACCGCCGAGCGTCCTCCCTCGGCCCCCGTGTACGCCTGGGGGTGGGCCCTCCATCTGGGCGCCGTGGTGGATCCGGACGGCTCGACCCCGGAGTTCCATGAGGACAACAACGCGTACCCGGGTGAGCTTCTGGGACTGGGCGTCGCGGCGGACTTCGTCATCACCTCGGTGACGGGCCCCGCCGTCATGGAGTTCGGACAACCCCTCACCCCCCAGGTGACCGTCTGCAATCAGGGTAACGCGGTCGACTACGCCCGCGTGATCTTCCTCGTGTCCGAGGACGATCAGTTCGACCTCCCCTCGTCTTCCGAGCCCGGGGACTTCCTGGTGGGCACTCCGGTGTCCACCTCCATCCCGAGCGGGACGTGCGCCACGCTGTCGTCCACCGGAAGCGTTCCGCCGGTGTATCCGCCCGACACGCGCACGCTTCACGTGGGCGCCGTGTTGGATACCTCCAACGTTTTCGAGATCCTCAAGGACAACAACACGCACCCGGGCTACGTGGCGCGCGTGGCTGCCGGGGCGGACTTCGTCATCACCTCGGTGACGGGCCCCGAAAGCGCGCGTCTCCACCACTCCCTGAGTGCCGAGGTGACCGTCTGCAACCAGGGGACCCGGGTGATGAGCACCCAGGTGCTCCTGCTCCTGTCCGAGGACGAGCATCTCCAGGTGCCCTTCTCGGGACCCCTCCAGGATGCCCTCGTGGGTGACGCATGGGTGCCGCCGCTCGCGCCGGGCGGATGCACAACGGTCTCCACCTACGGACCCGTCATCCTTCCACCCCTAGGCTCGTCCGACACACGCACCTTCCGCCTGGGCGCCGTGGTGGATCCGCATGGAGACATCCCGGAGCTCCTTGAGGACAACAACTCCCTGCTCGGAGGGTGGATCCACATCACTCCCTGA
- a CDS encoding NAD(P)/FAD-dependent oxidoreductase — MAYDAVIVGGGPAGLNAALYLGRARRAVLLCDAGTPRNAAAAHMHGFGSRDGIPPPEFRRISREQLQHYPNVEVRDTKVGSVETHEGGFRVALGDGTQVAARRILLAVGMVDVMMDIPGYRELWGTSIFQCPFCHGWEVQDQAFGVLATEPALLDYGVVLQGWSRDVTVFTHSTFAVPPEQRERLHHLGIGLEERRIRALHGKSGHLETVELEGGMRLPRRILFSAPPQRQPELVTQLGLALDDMGFVKVTAMGETSVPGICAAGDTTTRIQAALMAASAGGIAAAMMSHSLILEDANRRYTAATGKPPPVMAKGH, encoded by the coding sequence ATGGCTTACGACGCGGTCATCGTGGGAGGAGGCCCCGCAGGGCTCAATGCCGCGCTGTATCTGGGACGCGCACGCAGGGCGGTGCTGCTCTGTGACGCAGGCACGCCGCGCAACGCGGCAGCGGCGCACATGCACGGCTTCGGTTCGCGCGACGGCATCCCGCCACCGGAGTTCCGGCGCATCAGCCGCGAGCAACTCCAGCACTACCCGAACGTGGAGGTGCGCGACACGAAGGTAGGTTCGGTGGAAACGCACGAAGGGGGATTCCGCGTGGCGCTGGGCGACGGAACCCAGGTGGCTGCCCGCCGCATCCTCCTGGCAGTGGGCATGGTGGACGTCATGATGGACATTCCCGGTTACCGGGAGCTCTGGGGCACCAGCATCTTCCAGTGCCCGTTCTGTCACGGCTGGGAGGTCCAGGATCAGGCCTTCGGCGTTCTGGCCACCGAGCCCGCGCTCCTGGACTACGGGGTTGTCCTCCAAGGCTGGTCACGCGACGTCACGGTCTTCACCCACAGCACCTTCGCGGTGCCACCCGAGCAGCGCGAGCGTCTCCACCACCTCGGCATTGGCTTGGAGGAACGGAGGATCCGCGCGCTCCATGGGAAGAGCGGTCACCTGGAGACCGTGGAACTGGAGGGTGGAATGCGGCTGCCTCGGCGAATCCTCTTCTCCGCTCCGCCGCAACGGCAACCGGAGTTGGTCACCCAGTTGGGGCTCGCACTGGATGACATGGGCTTCGTGAAGGTAACCGCGATGGGCGAGACGTCCGTGCCAGGAATCTGCGCTGCGGGAGACACGACGACGCGCATACAAGCGGCGCTCATGGCGGCCAGCGCAGGCGGCATCGCGGCGGCCATGATGAGCCACAGCCTCATCCTGGAGGACGCGAACCGCCGCTACACGGCCGCGACCGGCAAGCCTCCGCCCGTGATGGCGAAGGGACACTGA
- a CDS encoding pyridoxamine 5'-phosphate oxidase family protein, with amino-acid sequence MKTVTDIEVLERLYGVPAKQSVFKEVDHLHPAYRPFIEASPFVTLATCGPDGMDVSPRGDPAGFVVIEDEHTLLLPDRRGNNRIDSLRNILTEPRVALLFLVPGVNETLRVNGRASIVIEPSLLERFTFEGKQPRSVLHITVESVYFQCSRALIRSELWNPARHVPRSALPSNGKMLAEISQGTFDGDGYDRDLPDRVKSTLY; translated from the coding sequence ATGAAAACCGTGACGGATATCGAGGTACTTGAACGGCTGTACGGCGTACCCGCGAAGCAGTCCGTGTTCAAAGAAGTGGACCATCTGCATCCGGCCTATCGGCCTTTCATTGAAGCCTCTCCGTTCGTGACGCTCGCTACCTGTGGACCGGACGGGATGGACGTCTCTCCTCGGGGCGACCCGGCGGGCTTCGTCGTCATTGAAGATGAGCACACGTTGCTGTTGCCCGATCGCCGTGGCAATAACCGCATCGACTCGCTGAGGAACATCCTGACGGAGCCGCGCGTTGCGTTGCTCTTCCTTGTCCCCGGTGTCAACGAGACCCTGCGGGTCAACGGCCGGGCGAGCATCGTGATTGAACCGTCCTTGCTGGAGCGCTTCACCTTCGAGGGAAAGCAGCCCCGCTCCGTGCTCCACATCACCGTGGAGTCCGTCTACTTCCAGTGCAGTCGTGCCCTGATCCGCTCCGAGCTTTGGAATCCCGCCCGGCACGTTCCACGCTCCGCTCTCCCGAGCAACGGGAAGATGCTCGCGGAGATTAGCCAGGGCACCTTCGACGGCGATGGATACGACCGGGATTTGCCGGACCGGGTGAAATCGACGCTCTACTGA
- a CDS encoding serine/threonine protein kinase translates to MHPALLSPGTQVGDWRVVSPCGRGAYGVIYKVEPVGHEAAGPFALKMALHALDPRFEREGELLSRLHHPSVPRLQGRGAWGVPGSDAFPYLVMDWVEGVSLYEWAARQGCTSRQVMQGLSQVARALEALHGEEGVHRDVKGDNIRVRTGDGRAVLMDFGSGTYRRAAVLTHQTPPPGTPRYYSPESLRFQWEHRRQPTARYEALPSDDLYALGVTAYRLVTGRYPPEALGMKETEEGFQPVSPEWEPPEKWVSVSPELVALMRQWLSVDPAVRGSAAEAAEGLEHWVKKAGPEADRPIAPREVQASYVPKTLSGPKRVTLGRAPWLAVAAGACLMSGAWWLKDRFPVEVPEEEVQEAHKGGETGGLGDAGVLPSSEGIPAAVERSGVGLAMPKKPFPGQRRPPCKPRFEEIHGGCWTPHREPPPCGDNMFEWQGSCYVPVLDIQRPTTSE, encoded by the coding sequence TTGCATCCCGCGCTGTTGTCCCCTGGCACCCAGGTGGGCGATTGGCGCGTGGTGAGCCCCTGTGGCCGTGGCGCTTACGGTGTCATCTACAAGGTGGAACCGGTGGGCCATGAAGCTGCGGGACCCTTCGCCCTGAAGATGGCGCTGCATGCGCTGGATCCCCGCTTCGAGCGAGAGGGCGAGCTGCTCTCGCGCCTCCACCACCCCTCGGTGCCGCGTCTTCAGGGACGGGGTGCGTGGGGAGTCCCTGGGAGCGATGCCTTTCCGTACCTGGTGATGGACTGGGTGGAGGGGGTGTCCCTGTATGAGTGGGCCGCGCGGCAGGGGTGTACGTCGCGTCAGGTGATGCAAGGGCTGTCCCAGGTGGCGCGGGCGCTAGAAGCACTCCACGGGGAAGAGGGGGTGCACCGTGACGTCAAGGGTGACAACATTCGGGTGAGAACCGGGGACGGCCGTGCGGTGCTCATGGACTTCGGTTCAGGCACTTACCGGAGGGCGGCCGTGCTCACACACCAGACGCCTCCGCCTGGAACGCCGCGGTATTACAGCCCGGAGTCACTGCGTTTTCAGTGGGAGCACCGGCGTCAGCCCACCGCGCGCTATGAGGCGCTCCCGTCGGATGATCTGTACGCGCTGGGAGTGACGGCCTACCGCCTCGTCACCGGGCGGTATCCGCCTGAGGCGCTGGGCATGAAGGAGACAGAGGAGGGCTTTCAGCCTGTCTCTCCCGAGTGGGAGCCTCCCGAGAAATGGGTGTCGGTGAGTCCAGAACTGGTGGCGCTGATGCGCCAGTGGCTCTCAGTGGATCCTGCTGTCAGGGGGAGCGCGGCTGAGGCGGCCGAAGGACTGGAACACTGGGTGAAGAAGGCAGGTCCCGAAGCGGATCGCCCCATCGCACCGCGAGAGGTACAGGCGTCCTACGTGCCAAAGACCCTGTCAGGTCCTAAGCGAGTGACCCTTGGAAGGGCACCGTGGCTGGCAGTGGCTGCGGGCGCGTGCTTGATGTCGGGAGCGTGGTGGTTGAAAGACCGTTTCCCGGTGGAGGTTCCAGAAGAAGAAGTCCAAGAGGCTCACAAAGGAGGGGAGACGGGGGGACTCGGAGATGCGGGAGTTCTCCCCTCGTCAGAGGGGATACCTGCGGCGGTGGAGAGGAGTGGGGTGGGGCTTGCGATGCCCAAGAAGCCATTCCCGGGACAGCGTCGGCCGCCATGCAAACCACGGTTCGAGGAGATCCATGGAGGATGTTGGACGCCACACCGTGAGCCACCACCGTGTGGAGACAACATGTTTGAGTGGCAAGGCAGTTGTTACGTTCCCGTCTTGGACATCCAGCGGCCTACCACCTCTGAATGA
- a CDS encoding oxidoreductase, whose protein sequence is MDTRTALVAGASGLVGGHLLDALLENPLYSQVHSLGRRSLPKQHPRLTQHTVDFGRLDEAALPPAEDAFCCLGTTIKKAGNQEAFRAVDHDAVLNFAKAARRAGVRRFLVVTAMGANAHSFVFYNRVKGEVEEALQAQGFESLIIARPSLLLGERSEHRAGERAAALVAKVLGPLLRPLGSRPIEGRTVARALLSLAQQAPRGVRTVPSGELQTLGG, encoded by the coding sequence ATGGACACTCGTACCGCGCTGGTCGCCGGAGCCAGCGGCCTCGTCGGCGGCCACCTCCTCGATGCGCTGCTGGAGAACCCTCTGTATTCGCAGGTGCATTCGCTCGGGCGCCGCTCCCTGCCCAAGCAGCACCCCCGGCTCACCCAGCACACCGTGGACTTCGGCCGGCTCGACGAGGCAGCGCTCCCCCCCGCCGAGGACGCCTTCTGCTGCCTGGGCACCACCATCAAAAAAGCCGGGAACCAGGAGGCGTTCCGCGCGGTGGATCATGACGCCGTGCTGAACTTCGCGAAGGCCGCGCGCCGCGCCGGGGTCCGGCGGTTCCTGGTGGTGACCGCGATGGGCGCCAACGCCCACTCCTTTGTTTTCTACAACCGGGTGAAGGGCGAGGTGGAAGAGGCCCTTCAGGCGCAGGGCTTCGAGTCCCTGATCATCGCCCGCCCCTCCCTCCTGCTCGGAGAGCGTTCCGAGCACCGCGCCGGCGAGCGCGCGGCTGCCCTCGTGGCCAAGGTATTAGGCCCCCTGCTGCGCCCCTTGGGCTCACGCCCCATCGAGGGGCGAACGGTGGCGCGCGCCCTGCTGTCCCTGGCTCAGCAGGCGCCTCGCGGCGTCCGGACAGTTCCCTCGGGAGAGCTACAGACTCTCGGAGGATAG
- a CDS encoding PAS domain S-box protein: MSKKKQPHRKTSPARKKGASSRRAAPRKAPPRLSDRLAATQRMLQALTQAHAEFIVWGEHRALLQRLLALALELTQSDLGFIGEMVSLSEGEPFLRPHAIFPLDWTEALRGYTVSTRPASGGQRSATTLFDAVLGADEPLWLKTPTRILVEGSPAASLPDLSHFLVLPFAVADKPVGRVVLTNRPGGYDSDLIEFLQPLLTTCGTLLHAWRNDEHHRRAEQTLQAQQQQMKKLALVAARTHNAVIITDAAGVIEWVNEGFTRITGYTAEESLHRRPGELLYGPNTDPAVTSAIHQAILSGEGSTAEMINYRKNGEPYWNHADIQPVRDEHGRLVQFVSIENDVTARRSLEQQVAQSAERLQLALESTEDGLWDLDLLTGKLTVSPRWLGLLGYEEGVGETNYRHWREKICHPDDLPEAERRMNQHLLGHSPMYEFEHRLQHRAGAGMWVLSRGKVVSRSEEGRPLRVVGTNSNITSRKQAQERIQAFIRAIPDAIYRMKTDGTFVDYKPSVNTKDLSVLPPAEFLGRKIYDLPELEILFQPTRNAIQQLLQGSPLEIYEYAVETPNGVVHYESRLVYSGGDEVMSIVRNITERKLAEEHQRRQAERLAEQVSHVTRELEARQAQLIQSEKLASLGQMAASIAHELNNPVGYVSSNVSTLATYASLSRRLLEISLQVEKALGAQPPAPVAALLEEAITLREQEHLDEHLADLDEVLADTREGLARIREFVLNLKTFVREESDVPQLADVNKGLRMTLRMLRHEFRERCEVICDFAPLPLLRCFPTQLNQVFMNLLLNAAQAIEQRGQIYVTAQQEETDVVVRIRDTGRGMDARTRARIFTPFFTTKPAGQGTGLGLTICDTIIRRHQGRIEVQSEPGQGTTFTVRLPLFDDEDEDEGPLH, from the coding sequence GTGAGCAAAAAAAAACAGCCGCACCGTAAAACATCGCCTGCCCGAAAGAAGGGGGCGTCTTCCCGCCGTGCCGCCCCGCGCAAAGCCCCGCCGCGTCTGTCGGACAGGCTGGCCGCCACCCAGCGCATGCTCCAGGCGCTCACCCAGGCGCATGCCGAGTTCATTGTCTGGGGGGAGCACCGCGCCCTCTTGCAGCGGCTGCTGGCGCTCGCGCTGGAGCTGACCCAGAGCGATCTGGGGTTCATTGGGGAGATGGTCTCCCTTTCGGAAGGCGAGCCGTTCCTCAGGCCCCATGCCATCTTTCCCCTGGACTGGACGGAGGCGCTGCGCGGGTACACCGTTTCCACGCGTCCCGCGTCCGGGGGGCAGCGCTCGGCCACCACCCTCTTCGACGCGGTGCTCGGCGCGGACGAGCCCCTGTGGTTGAAGACACCCACCCGGATTCTCGTGGAGGGCAGCCCCGCCGCCAGCCTTCCGGACTTGAGCCACTTCCTCGTGCTGCCCTTCGCGGTCGCCGACAAGCCCGTGGGCCGGGTGGTCCTCACCAACCGGCCCGGCGGCTATGATTCCGATCTCATCGAGTTCCTTCAGCCCCTGCTCACCACCTGCGGCACCCTGCTCCACGCGTGGCGCAACGATGAGCACCACCGCCGGGCCGAGCAGACCCTTCAGGCGCAGCAGCAGCAGATGAAGAAGCTGGCCCTGGTGGCCGCCCGGACCCACAACGCCGTCATCATCACCGATGCGGCGGGGGTCATCGAATGGGTGAACGAGGGCTTCACCCGCATCACCGGCTACACGGCCGAAGAGTCCCTCCACCGCCGACCCGGCGAGCTGTTGTACGGCCCCAACACGGATCCCGCGGTCACCTCGGCCATTCACCAAGCCATCCTGAGCGGAGAGGGCTCCACCGCCGAGATGATCAACTACCGCAAGAACGGTGAGCCCTACTGGAACCACGCGGATATCCAGCCGGTGCGCGATGAGCACGGACGGCTCGTTCAGTTCGTGTCCATCGAGAACGACGTCACCGCCCGGAGGAGCCTGGAGCAACAGGTGGCCCAGAGCGCGGAGCGCCTCCAGTTGGCGCTCGAGAGCACCGAGGATGGGCTGTGGGATCTGGATCTGCTGACGGGCAAGCTCACGGTCAGCCCCCGGTGGCTGGGACTGCTGGGCTACGAAGAAGGCGTGGGAGAGACCAACTACCGCCATTGGCGGGAGAAGATCTGCCATCCGGATGACCTGCCCGAAGCCGAGCGCAGGATGAACCAGCACCTGCTGGGCCACTCGCCCATGTACGAGTTCGAGCACCGGCTGCAGCACCGCGCCGGAGCGGGAATGTGGGTGCTGAGCCGTGGAAAGGTCGTGTCACGGAGCGAAGAGGGAAGGCCCCTGCGCGTGGTGGGGACCAATTCAAACATCACCTCACGCAAGCAGGCCCAGGAGCGGATTCAGGCCTTCATCCGCGCCATCCCGGATGCGATCTACCGGATGAAGACGGATGGGACGTTCGTGGACTACAAGCCTTCCGTCAACACCAAGGACCTGTCGGTGCTGCCCCCGGCGGAGTTCCTGGGCCGGAAGATCTACGATTTGCCCGAGCTGGAGATCCTCTTCCAACCCACCCGGAACGCGATCCAGCAGTTGCTCCAGGGCAGCCCCCTGGAGATCTACGAATACGCCGTGGAAACCCCCAACGGCGTCGTGCACTACGAATCGCGGCTCGTCTACAGCGGTGGCGACGAAGTCATGAGCATCGTGCGCAACATCACCGAGCGGAAGCTCGCGGAGGAGCACCAACGGCGCCAGGCAGAGCGGCTGGCGGAGCAGGTGAGCCACGTCACCCGGGAGCTGGAAGCGCGCCAGGCCCAGCTCATCCAATCCGAGAAGCTGGCCTCACTGGGACAGATGGCGGCCAGCATCGCCCACGAGCTCAACAACCCCGTGGGCTACGTCTCCAGCAACGTCTCCACCCTGGCCACGTATGCCTCGCTCTCCCGGAGGCTGCTGGAGATCTCCTTGCAGGTGGAGAAGGCCCTGGGGGCACAGCCCCCTGCCCCCGTGGCCGCGCTGCTGGAGGAGGCCATCACCCTGCGGGAGCAAGAGCACCTGGATGAGCACCTCGCGGATCTGGACGAGGTGCTGGCGGACACCCGGGAAGGGTTGGCCCGCATCCGCGAGTTCGTGCTGAACCTCAAGACGTTCGTGCGCGAGGAGTCCGACGTGCCGCAGTTGGCGGACGTCAACAAGGGCCTGCGGATGACGCTGCGCATGCTGCGCCACGAGTTCCGGGAGCGGTGCGAGGTGATCTGCGACTTCGCGCCCCTGCCCCTGTTGCGCTGCTTTCCCACCCAGCTCAACCAAGTCTTCATGAACCTGCTGCTCAACGCCGCTCAGGCCATCGAGCAGCGGGGGCAGATCTACGTCACCGCCCAGCAGGAAGAGACCGACGTGGTGGTGCGGATCCGCGACACGGGGCGCGGCATGGACGCGAGGACGCGCGCGCGCATCTTCACCCCCTTCTTCACCACCAAGCCCGCAGGCCAAGGAACTGGCCTGGGGCTGACCATCTGCGACACCATCATCCGCCGTCACCAGGGCCGCATCGAGGTGCAGAGCGAGCCCGGTCAGGGAACCACGTTCACCGTGCGCTTGCCCCTCTTCGATGATGAGGACGAAGACGAGGGGCCGCTCCACTAG
- the nadD gene encoding nicotinate (nicotinamide) nucleotide adenylyltransferase, which translates to MKVALLGGSFNPPHVGHLLAALYVRSTQQVDEVWLMPAYQHPFGKALAPFEHRLRMCEVMCEETSGWLKTNSVERVLAEQGGTGRTVDTLSFLLECNPTIRFSLIIGSDILKDLPHWKSFDRIERMAQVLVLYRAGYPAPGTIGPPLAEVSSTQIRDMLARGEEPSELVPGGVLDYAREVGLYGLGRAG; encoded by the coding sequence GTGAAAGTCGCGCTCCTTGGTGGGTCCTTCAATCCCCCCCACGTGGGCCACCTGTTGGCGGCCCTCTACGTGCGCTCCACTCAGCAAGTCGATGAAGTGTGGCTGATGCCGGCCTACCAGCACCCCTTCGGCAAGGCCCTGGCGCCCTTCGAGCACCGCCTGCGGATGTGCGAGGTGATGTGCGAGGAGACCTCGGGCTGGCTGAAGACGAACTCCGTGGAGAGGGTCCTCGCGGAGCAGGGGGGGACCGGACGCACGGTGGACACCCTCAGCTTTCTCTTGGAGTGCAACCCCACGATTCGCTTCTCGCTGATCATCGGCTCGGACATCCTGAAGGACCTGCCCCACTGGAAGTCCTTTGATCGCATCGAGCGAATGGCGCAGGTGCTGGTGCTGTACCGGGCTGGGTACCCGGCCCCAGGGACGATCGGCCCTCCCCTGGCCGAGGTCTCTTCCACGCAGATCCGCGACATGCTGGCGCGGGGCGAGGAGCCCTCGGAGCTGGTGCCCGGTGGGGTGCTCGACTACGCCCGCGAGGTGGGCCTCTACGGCCTGGGCCGGGCGGGCTGA